The Oncorhynchus masou masou isolate Uvic2021 chromosome 25, UVic_Omas_1.1, whole genome shotgun sequence DNA window TTCTGTTACTATGTCTGTCTTACTAACTTTGTCTTCATTGACGGGCCCTGTTGGGTTCTCAGGACTGTTTGTGACACTGAAGCTGCTTCCTGGTGACCTGTCCCAGGTCAGGAAGGACTACCCTCACTTTGTTGATCGCACCACCGCCATCGTCAGAAAGATGGGCTTCCCTGAGATCATCCTCCCAGGTGCCATAAGTTTACATTTTCATCTTTTGTAGCTGAATTGTCTGAAACAATGGGTTTGCATACTTTGTAGCTGCCTTTACAGCAGTGACAGGCAATAGATCATTGTTTAGGATTAACCAACTAATTCTCCTCTAGGGTATGTGAGGAACGATATCTATGTCACCTTGCTGCAGGGGGAGTTTGACCGTGGTAAAAAAACGTCACCCAAAAATGTTGAAGTGATGTTGAGTGTTCTAGATAACGATGGCAATCTCATGGAGGTAAGTGTGATGTTAAAATTTATACGTGCTTCCACCTTTCTTTCTTTAACAATTTTGACCTCAAGTATTGCATGACGGTCATGTAGGTTGGTTGACTGTAagacaacattgtagttaaaggTATTATAAAATGACCCCAATTAATGTTTACATGGGATGTATAAAATGTTCTTATCTGTAAAAACAAGTATCCTACGTTTGACTGAAGCTCATTCCATCCCCTTGAATAGAAAGCAATATTTCCTGGAGCTGGATATGATGGGATCACAGAATACAAGTCTGTAATTTACTACCAGGTCAAGCAGCCGAGCTGGAATGAAACAGTCAAGGTACAGTtcacttaccagcatcccaggtGTTTCTGTCAGGACTCTCCTCATGGTGGCTCAAGTTCAGCAATTACTTTTCCAAATCAATTTGGCTCTATAACAATAAATCCTTTAGAGGAGATATTGGCAAGGATTGTTTCACGCATACAAAATGCTAGACAGACACCAGATATGACTTTCTCTATCTATAATCTTGTCATGATgcactcctctcctcatccttttCTTCTCCCCTACAAGGTGACTATTCCTATTGAAGATGTGGGTCGCTGTCATCTCAGGGTGATGTTTCGACACAGATCATCTCAGGACTGTGAGTGCCTCACATTTCTAAAACACTCGACAGCCGGGCAGCCTGCCCTAACCCTCTGGGAGCTGGTCAGCATGAGTATAAATGTGTTCCTCAGAGTTGGTTGATTGGGTCCCCACTGACACCACTGTGTTTCCTTTAGCTAGAGACAAATCAGAGAAGCCGTTTGGCATGGCGTTCGTCCGCCTGATGAAAGGAGACGGAACCACGCTGAGAGACGGCAGACATGACCTCATCGTCTACAAGGTGGGACCAGCACACCAGTCTGTTACTGTCACTAGGGTTGTTAAGGGatggtatattactggaaactgaAGTTTACAAACAAGCTACCAGAGTTTTGgtatctttcaaggattttatgtgatctatcacaagacatctagtggcccttttggTTACTTCaaattatcacaggtgtctgtaattgtctctggccctctgtgtggccttatcacatgtaaaataattaaataagatgatgtaaaaaatatattacggcaaagctgtaaaacattcgCCTAAACTTAAACTTAAAATGAAAtttgaataccattggtgtttaatatgagggtttcagccTGATAtattaagagcgttgggccagtaaccgaaaggtcgatGGTTTGAATCCTCGAGctggcaaggtggaaaaatctaccgttctgcccttgagcaaggcagttaaccctaacAACAAGTGCTGCCCGGGCGACCATGATGTGGatatcgattaaggcagccccccgcacctctctgattcagaggggttgggttaaatgcagaagacacatttcagttgaaggcattcagttgtgcaactgactaggtatcccctttccctataAAGATTTCAGCAACATTGGTAAATTAccagtagctttgcaaccctaacTGTCACAGACCCTGTATGATGTAGACATCTTGGTGGACCCAGAAGGTTCTGATACATTTGACTACAGTTAGAGATCTTTCTTTCCCTGTAGGGATTATTTTTCATTATCGATTAAATAGTGAAGTAATTATattttatataaaataaaaagctCCCTGGTCAATGAATATCAAATTACATATCAATGAatatgttatatattatatatatattatgtattttttttctcttAGGTTGACGCAAAGAAGTCTGAGGATGCAAAAACATACCTGACTCTGCCAGGCTCCTGGGCTgaagtggaggagaaggagaggcagacagggaaAACCTTTAACCATTCAGGAGTCATCCCACTCACCAAGGACAGCTTCCAGATTGGCACTCTCACCTGCTCCACTAAACTCACCCAGAATGGTACTGTTGTAGGACACAATCATCTCTAATCTATAAGCACCATGGTGGAAATGGATATGAAACAATATATTAAGTATCAAACCGCCTCTAACAAATAGAACCAAACTTGGCTCGTAATACAAATCAGAGTGGTGTTGACATACTCATTCAAGTTTATATGAAATCCAAGGGTCAGTAAAAGTGATATGCtgctgttcctctgctgtttTCCAGTGGATCTCCTGGGCCTGTTGAACTGGAGGTCCAACCCTGAAGAGCTGGACCAGAACCTGCAGCGCCTGATGGAGGTTGAGGGGGGGGAAATTGTCAAGGTGAGTCTGACTGCTCCAGAGTTAGCATTCTTAACTGGATTTACATACAAGGACACCCTAGCCTAATGCATTTGTCTTTTGTGGTCTTAGTTTCTACAGGACACACTTGATGCCCTCTTCAGTATCATGATGGAGACTTCAGAGGAGGAGACTTATGACACGCTGCTGTTTAATGCTCTGGTGGGTTCTGTACTCGTGGGTTACTTACTTGCATTAAATTATCAGGATTAATGGCATCTGTCATTAATATACCAAAAGACAATTGTATATTAGAAATTATTAATGTTACACTGTTTTCAAGCGGGATTCTATATTACACTGGTTCCAGACTGTGCTCTGCATTTCTTCTAGGTGTTCATAATCACACTGATTGGAGACATCAAGTTCCAGCACTTTAACCCAGTACTGGAGACATACATCAACAAGCACTTCAGTGCCACTCTGGCTTACATGTGAGTCGAGCTCTCTCCTTTCTCACATTTTCATCTCTATGCCGTTCATTTTTCCTTCCTCCTGTTTTGACACCTCTCCACCCATTCAGAATTCATTTATATGTAATTACTGGTGTGCCTGAGtaccctattccatttatttttcagGAAGCTTACCAAGGTTCTGAATTACTATGTGGGCCATGCAGATGAGCCTGTCCTAACCGAGAGACTGTACTCAGCCCTCAAAGCCCTCAAGTACCTGTTCAGATTCATTGTGCAGTCCCGGGTCCTCTACCTCAGGTATCATAGCTGTGACCTTCCTTCCTTATGCATACTAGTACATTTGCGAGACAATATTATTTTGTTTGTGAAATGAGCAATGTCCTTATTTTGTTTACTCAGATTCTATGGGACCAGTGAGGATGCTTTCTTCAACTCCATACGGACACTCTTCCTGTCCTTCAACACACTCATGGACAGACCGCTGGATGAGGGAGTGAAGATAAAGGTGAGTTGGTTTAGGGGAGAGAAACTGGGATTGGCACTTACATGGTACTTCATCTTCTTTAATGCACACTTTGTTAGCATGGCATAGCCTGGTAATGCAACATTTACTGTGTTATTCTGATAATTGTCAGCTGTTCAAACCAGCTTACCCTTTCTATGTTTATGGAAGCCTTATGCTGGCTTCGTGAAAGATAGTTGAAGTCAAGTTTTACTTGATAAACTGCAGAAGAACGTGAATTAAAACACTTTCAAGCTGACTAGAGCTGTAAAACACAGAAGCCTTATCCAGTGATATTTCCCCCGTGTTCTTTTTGAAATACTTTTGAGACCTTCGTCTTTTTCAGGGGGCGATACTAAAATACCTTCCCACCATCATTAATGACATCAAGAATGTCTTTGATCCTGTGGAGCTCAGGTAACTCCTTGTAATGACTTTTCAACTGTTGAATCTGCAGAAATTATACTTTTTCCTGTATATAAAATGTCCTTGTCTCTTTCTGAATTTcatcctgtctctctcactagtGTTCTTTTGACTAAGTTCATTGAGAGCATCCCTGACTCTCAGCTGGTGCGCCAGAAACTTGGTTGCATGTGTAAGATGGTGGAGAGTGACCTTTTCAAACAGTCAGGTACTGTAGCGCCTCTCTGGCTCAAACATAACTTTAGAATGATCTCTATTTAAAAAACAGAACCACAGGATGACACATTTGAATAAGCTCTATTCCTCTTTGACACCACAGAGTGTCGAGATGTCCTCTTGCCGCTGGTGACAGACCAGCTGAGTGGGCAGCTGGATGACCACTCCAATAAACCAGACCACGAGGCTTGTGTTCAGCTGCTCGGCACTGTGCTGGACAACCTGGACCGCAAGAATGTGGTGAGTGGATACTGGCTATAGCACACCTCTATCTCTGCCATTAGACACATTGAAATCTGTGACATACATAACTCTTAACTGGATTGGTTTTGATACATTCATTTTTGATCTGACTTGTTTGTGTCCCAGGGTCCAACCCGGGGCCATGTCCAGCTGATAATGGAGCGGCTGCTTCGCAGGGTCAATCGCACTGTCATCAGCATGAGCAGAACCTCCACTCTCATTGTAAGACTCATACTCAGTACTCTGACAGTTCTTCATCGAACTCAAAAGAAAAAGTCAAGTTATTTTCAATTGTTCATTTGGAAATGATTTATTTTAAGTTTCCATGTATAAGGCACAGTCCTGAAAAGCTGCTTCTATGCATCCTATAAATAACTTAGTCGGCACTTATAAGCATACAACAATGAATGATAGCTTATAATTAGCTTCAAAGCATAAAACATGTTATATGTGGGAACCTAATGTAGTTTTACAACTAAGGTGACTGATGCTTTGATATCTCAATGGCAGGGTCATTACCTAGCCTGCATGACCGCCATCTTGAAGCAGATGGATGACATGCACTACGCCCACTACATCAGCACCTTCAAGACCAGACAAGACATCATTGTAAGTGGGCCGGCACACCTCCCCTGCCCTGGGCATAACTCTTCCTGAATCATCCAGTCGATTGCTGGCATTCAACCACTGGTGCTTGTAACTGCTCCTGAAGTGATTATTGTTTATAGACATTTCATGGGACTGACTTGGAACATTGTGAGGATCTCCCTGTCCTTGCATCTTTACTGAACTGTGTGGGTCTAATATGAGAAATGCAAGGGGACTGCTGTGCATAGTTCAGCATGTTACTAATCGGTCAGAAACAGAACCCCACATGTTTGTGCAGACATGAGATGCATACATCTAGGTACTTCCACTACAGGCAAGGTAACTGTTCTCTCCCTGGCCCACTACAGGACTTCCTTATGGAGACATTCATCATGTTTAAGGACCTGATGGGGAACGTTTTCCCCTCTGACTGGATGACCATGAACCTCCTGCAGATTGGTGTGTTTCTGCGGGCCATCAACCAGTACTCTGAGGTCCTCAACATGTACTTCATGGACCAGACCCACTTTGAGCTGCAGGTGGGTCTCCAGTCGCCACCTTCTGATGGGATGGACAAAATacatctgtgtctctctgctaATGTAAACTTATTTAGGTCAATCATTGTCCCAATGTCTGTGTAAAAACGATCATATTTTATTTTTAGCTCTGGAACAACTACTTCCACTTGACTGTTGCATTCCTTACCCACAAGTCATTGCAACTGGAATCCTTCTCTCAAGAAAAACGGAATAAAATACTGAACAAGTATGTTTTTTTCCTTTGGTTCAATTAGTTTAAATACAAATTCCCTTAAACTATTaatacaaaataaacatttccacAGAGAACTGAATTTTATGTATAAGAAATAGTGCTGTAAGTTCGTGTGCATAtgctctacagtatatagtataatTCTATGTTGTGTTTACAGGTATGGAGACATGAGGAAGAGCATTGGCTTTAAGATCCGAGATATGTGGTATAATCTTGGTAAGTACTGTCCGGGGGTTGTAATCTCTGTAAGACAGAAATTCAACAAATAAAGACATCTATATAATGGCCTTTTCAGTGGCAAAAGGCTTTGAGGACAATGTTTTATTGCCTAGTTTCATGGTGGTGGCCTGCTTTTTGTTTACCGCTTTATGAGTTTACTGTCCTGTTGTTTGCATGAAAATGGAGAGCCACTTACTGCCCTTTCAAATGATTTTGCTTCTGACTTTATGCATCCCTCAGGCCCCCACAAGATGAAGTTCATCCCGGCCATGGTGGGGCCCATCCTAAAGGCTaccctggtgcctgagccagagCTGAGGAAAGCCACCATCCCCATCTTCTTTGACATGATGCAGTGTGAGCACAACTTCACTCCCAGCCGCACCTTTAACATGGTGAGATAGCTGCCCACGGTAGTGCTTCCTGCCTGGCTTTACATTATCACTGTACACAGAGGTTCCCAGCTGTATTTGGCTGAGCAGATTTATTTTGTCTTTCTGTACCTGTAGTTTGAGAATGAACTGATCACCAAGTTGGAtcaggaggtagagggaggcCGTGGGGATGAACAGTACAAAATCCTGCTGGAGAAAACGTAAGCACCCTGACAATCAACCTGCCAATCATTCAGAGGCTAATTCCTTTTTCTTAGTAGTCATACCTCATGATTTCATAGTCAAGACCAAAATATGGACTATATAACTCCCTTAGTCATTGACATTTTGCATTGTTGGTATTGTGTAGACTACTGGAGCACTGCCGGAGGCACAGATACCTGTCTCAGTCAGGGGAGGAACTGGCTCTGCTGCTCAGCAGTCTGCTGGAGAAGCTACTGGCCTACCGCACCATCACACATGACGAGAGCCCTGAGCTCCGCATGAGCTGCACCGTTAACGTCCTGGTATGCCCTTACAGTACatcactaagagacaggagagcCTACCAGGTGCTAACTTACACCTCGGACTGGTTTATGTGGAACTCAAACTCTAATCAGAAAGATTGAGCCACACTCGCCACCTCAGAAGAATATTATATCAAGATGTTATGTTTCTACATTGAACCAATTGATTTTAACCCCAAAAATATTATCAAACAATTGTACAGAAGCTGAGTTTTTCCTCTGTTTTTATTCTGGTTGTGACAGAACTTCTACAAGGAGAAGAAGCGGGAAGACATTTACATTCGGTGAGACCGATGATTCAATGTATACTCTTCTTTGGATCCCATTTTGTTAGCTATCACTCTGGAGAAACAGGAAAAGGTCTCTGCACACTTCCAGTCAGATGCAAATTTATTTTAATTATAGCTGAGCTTTCGGGTCAGCCGACCTTCTTCAGAGCAATGTCGACTGACCGAGAGCTCAGCTATAGTTCAAATAAATGTACATCTGACTGGAAGTGTGCGGAGACTCTTTTTTCTTTGTTTCTCCAGTTTTGCATTTTACCTTCAGCACCTTTACAATCAGCTTTGGGTGTGCGGTAGATTCTACCTACTATCTGTTAGATATCACTCTAAACTCCTGACCTCGTCCTCAGGTATCTGTACAAGCTAAGGGATTTGCACCTTGTCTGTGAGAACTACACGGAGGCAGCATACACCCTGTTACTTCACGCCGAACTCCTCGAGGTCTCAATCAGATTAACATTCAATTCGACTTTCAATGAAAACAACCGTCTTTGGCTTATTTCCCTATAATGCCAGTTAACATACTATGACATACATTACTAGAAAACTAAATGCACTTTGTGTATTGTATATATTGCCCTCCTCAGTGGTCTGACAAGCCCTGTGCCCCACATCTGATCCCCGGTCATGGCAAACATGTCTGGACCCAGCAGGAGCTCAAAGAGAGACTCTTCCAGGAGATCATCTGTAACCTGGACAAGGGCAAAGTGAGTTCCCACCCTCACCCAGTGACCCTATTAGGAAGCATGATGTACATATGTGGTCAAATATATTGTCACCCTTCCACTTTGCAATGGAGCAGAATGTTCTGTTTTCTCTTTTCAAAAATTGTTGAATGGCTATTTTTACCTTGTAAAGTAGATAATGTTGGGACTTTTTATGAAATGTTTTGGTTCTGTGCTGTTGGGAATCAAACAAATACATGTATGAACAACAAAAGTTTTTTAATGTCAACTTATTCGAGAAGAAATTGGGAATCGTGCAAGGGTGCCAGTATATTTCACTGCATATGCAGTCAGAGATCATATGCTACTTACCCCTGAACATACCATATGAGCTACTGTCAGAAATATTTGTGTCTGTTTAATTTGCTGCAAAAGAAGCTGAGGGCCATATTCAATCAAACATGGGTACCAGATTTCTGGGTTAGGCTAAACATTTCTCCTGTTCACCACAGTACATCAATGATGAAACCTGCTGTTAGGGTTTGATTGAAAATAGGTGTTAGTGATGGACAGATGGTGATGTCTAAACCATGTTCACATCTCGTGTCTTTTTACCAACTGCTGCATTTATCTGTTCAGATGTGGGAGAAAGCCATTGAGATGGGTAAACAGCTGGCAAAGATGCACGAGAACCAGATGTTCGACTTCATGGAGCTGAGCCAGCTGCTGGTAAGAGGACTTATCATTTGCTATCGTGTTTTAGTCTGAGATTTAATCAAAATATTGTCAAAACTAAATGGAAATTGTCCCTAAAACATGCAAGCAGTAAAACCAAAAATGATTATCCTCTTAGTttttacatgtaaaaaaaaaatgcttaCAATGCCAGAAAGGGATAGCCCACTGCGAATTTAGTGTGAGGCCTTTTCAATAAGACTAGTTCAACTGCTGTACTAATAGGCTTTTCAGTGCCCACAAAGACTAGGAGTTAATTATGCCCATAAATTGTTCACAATACATTGTCAATGGCTAGGACGACCATGTCTTGTCTAAGACAGGAAGTCATTTCAGCTCAATCCAAATGACAGTGATagttgaagaaaaaaaacaacccaTTACTGCAGAAACAATTTGAGGAAATGGGGAAGATATCAGAGTTGCTGCCACACTTGTGTCAAACCTTTTTATCCAATAGTCCCACTCATGCATTGCCGGTTAACATACTGGCATCTGCCATTAGGAAGTAACATTCAGTTAATTATGCAGTTGTACTCTATTTTAAGTCATGTTTTTGTAAATACTGTGTCATCGTGGCATTCAACAGTCCTTATCTGCAGTGGAGTTGTTGTTTTGCTACACTGCTATGAATCTATGTTCATTATGGATCCTCCATTTTTGACACTTAACTAAATTAAGTGCACAGGGAACTGGTTAGCTTCTACAGTATTTTAAGTGTTTCCTGTTGTATGTTATCTTTGTTCCTGATTGTGGCTCTGTTAATTTAGCTCATTGTCACTACAGCCTCTATACTCTCCCTACTGTTGTACACAGAAACAGCAGGCCCAGTTCTATGAGAATATAATGCATGCCATGCGGCCTCAGCCAGAATACTTTGCTGTGGGATACTATGGACTTGGATTCCCCACTTTCCTCAGGGTAAGATTATTACATATTTTCAGAAATCCAGCCTCCATAGCACATTTCAAGTTCTGTCTCATTCGCCGGAGATATTTATATTTATGTGCCTTTTATTCATTTTACTTATGGAACTCTCCATAAAATGAAATGATAGTCAATATTAAAAATGTTTCACGGTGATGATGTAGCATGCAGGCGATACTAGTTATCAGTTCCATAAAGCAGTGGGGGATTCTATGGATTGAACACCTTCCATGATCTTGTCAGGTTCCGGTTAGAATAGCCTTCATTTGGCAGACGCACGTCTATTTCTACAGTGCAGTGGCACGTTCCTGTCGACCACAGTCCATCTTTGACATCTTCTGTAGCATGTCATTCAATGACAACATTCAAATTAAATCCTATCGTTCACATTTAATTTGCTACCATATATGGAGGCTCACCATGTCTGTGAACGGATTTGTTCATACAGAACAAAGTGTTCATCTACCGTGGTAAGGAGTACGAGTGGCTGGAGGACTTCAGTCTGAAGCTGCTGTCGCAGTTCCCCAACGCAGCCAGGATGACCAGCACAGCGCCCCCTGGGGACAACATCTGTAACTCCCAAGGACAGCGTATCCTTTAGGCCTGTTGCAGCATGCCCTCACGCTCCCAGCTATGAATGCTATTTAAATGTTAATTGGTGTTAATGCTTCTAGTCAGGACATTATTCAGTTGATGTATTTCCCATTTATAGGTAGTATACCTTTCTCAAGGACAATGTTGAGCCAGTAATCCACTGGCCCCCGTCTCCGTTTCCCCCTACAGCACTAAAAAGGTTTCCGTTTTTTGATAATACACGGTCCTATCCTTACCTGCTCTTCACAGATATCCAGTGTTTTACAGTCAAGCCAGTCCTTACTGTGCCCACCCAGTTCAAAGACAAGGGTGTTCCTGAGCAGATCCTGAAGTAAGGAACACAACAGCTTGTGGTTGAATACATTTTCTTAGTTCTTACTCATGCAACTCATTTgtttgtccctcctcctctcccagctACTACAGAACCAATGAAGTGGACCAGTTTCAATATTCCAGACCCTTCAGGAAAGGTGCAAAGGACCCCGATAATGAATTTGCAGTGAGTacctggcacacagctcagactcACCATGCTGCAGAGCCCTAACAAAGACAAATTCCTCCATTCAACGCACACAATCTAAACTCAGGAATGTAGCCCTTTTCCAATCAAatgcatttttatttgtcacatgaaatTCTTACTttcgagcccttaaccaacaatgtagtttaagaaataattaagaaaatatttactaaatgaaCAAAACGTTGTTGTttttaaagtaacacaataaaataacagtaacgaggctgtataaagggggtaccgagtcaatatgcgtGTAGGTAGGGATGAAGtaactatgtatagataataaacagtaggggggggggggtgtgtcagtgtaaatagtccgggtggccatttgattaattgttcagcagtcttatggcctgggggtagcAGCTGTTAACGAGGCTTTTTTGACCTCGACTCACTCCGTTACCGCTTGcagtgctgtagcagagagaacagtctgatttGTGTGGCAGGTGacaatttttgggccttcctctgacaccgcctagtatataggtcctggatggcaggaagcttggccccagtgatgtactgagccgtacgcactacctCTTGTTGGTGCAGCTGtcgaactttttgaggatctggggacccatgccaaatcttttcagtctcctgagggggaaaggtgttgttgtgtcctcttcacgatgtcttggtgtgtttggactgtgaacctctcaacctgctccactacagccccgtcgatgtgaatgggggtgtgttcggccctccttctcctgtagtccacaatcatctcctttgtcttgctcacgttgagggagaggttgttgtcctggctcgacactgccaggtctctgaccttctccctataggctgtcttacgtttccagtgatcaggcctaccactgttgtgtcattagcaaactgttggagtcgtgcttggccacgcagtcgtggctgaacagggaatacaggaggggactaagcacacacccctgaggggccacagtgttgaggatcagcgtggcagatgtgttgttgcctaaccttaccacctgggcggcggcccatcaggaagttcaggatccagttgcagagcgaggtgtttagtcccagggtccttagcttagtgatgagcttcgtggtcACTGTGGTGGTGAACGCTGATCTGGAGTCAATCAACAGCATTctgacataggtgttcctttttgaTTAGCAGTTGAATACAAGAGGTTGTTGCTCAAAACATTTGTGTTGTTGACCATTCAGTCGTCATATTTTCCGCCTCATGTTACAGACCATGTGGATCGAGAGGACAACTTACATCACAACCTATCACTTCCCAGGGATTCTCAAATGGTTCGAAGTGAAGTCCATCTCTGTTGTAAGTGTCATCATCATTACTGATAGAAATCACAGTAATACAAACTTACTGGTGTTAATGTGCTGTATGTTTAATCTAAACACTGTTGAGGACTCCCTACCACCCATAGCTAATAGTTCCTACTCACCCAATTTGGTCTTTTACACTTTGatgtctcctcacctctcctggtTTTCCTACTGGTCAGGAGGAGATCAGccctctgcagaatgctgtggagaCCATGGAGATGGCCAATGAGAAGCTCAGTAACC harbors:
- the LOC135514141 gene encoding dedicator of cytokinesis protein 5-like isoform X1, whose product is MTRWIPTKKEKYGVAIYNYDSRGEQELSLQVGDTVHILETFEGWYRGYTLRDKSRKGIFPASYIHLKEAKVEGTGQQEIVIPGDLPLVLELGATLREWAQIWYKLYVNNKTTLFRGVQQMAYSLIEYRSQIVSGTLPKDDLVELRKKVTAKIDYGNRILGLDLVVRDDAGNTLDPDCTSTVSLFRAFETASRSIDDRIQEEKTRLQNLEMRRQSLFSTVHTYSLFVNLKNFVCNIGEDAELLMSLYDPDQSEFISENFLVRWDSMGMPKEIEKLNNLPALFTDLSSSDLIRPRLFLVCQIIRVGSMELKEGKKHTGGLRRPFGVAVMDITDIAHGKADDEEKQHFIPFQQIAMETYIRQRQLIISPLLPSRVIGENEPLTAVFNKVINTREVNHKGQGLFVTLKLLPGDLSQVRKDYPHFVDRTTAIVRKMGFPEIILPGYVRNDIYVTLLQGEFDRGKKTSPKNVEVMLSVLDNDGNLMEKAIFPGAGYDGITEYKSVIYYQVKQPSWNETVKVTIPIEDVGRCHLRVMFRHRSSQDSRDKSEKPFGMAFVRLMKGDGTTLRDGRHDLIVYKVDAKKSEDAKTYLTLPGSWAEVEEKERQTGKTFNHSGVIPLTKDSFQIGTLTCSTKLTQNVDLLGLLNWRSNPEELDQNLQRLMEVEGGEIVKFLQDTLDALFSIMMETSEEETYDTLLFNALVFIITLIGDIKFQHFNPVLETYINKHFSATLAYMKLTKVLNYYVGHADEPVLTERLYSALKALKYLFRFIVQSRVLYLRFYGTSEDAFFNSIRTLFLSFNTLMDRPLDEGVKIKGAILKYLPTIINDIKNVFDPVELSVLLTKFIESIPDSQLVRQKLGCMCKMVESDLFKQSECRDVLLPLVTDQLSGQLDDHSNKPDHEACVQLLGTVLDNLDRKNVGPTRGHVQLIMERLLRRVNRTVISMSRTSTLIGHYLACMTAILKQMDDMHYAHYISTFKTRQDIIDFLMETFIMFKDLMGNVFPSDWMTMNLLQIGVFLRAINQYSEVLNMYFMDQTHFELQLWNNYFHLTVAFLTHKSLQLESFSQEKRNKILNKYGDMRKSIGFKIRDMWYNLGPHKMKFIPAMVGPILKATLVPEPELRKATIPIFFDMMQCEHNFTPSRTFNMFENELITKLDQEVEGGRGDEQYKILLEKTLLEHCRRHRYLSQSGEELALLLSSLLEKLLAYRTITHDESPELRMSCTVNVLNFYKEKKREDIYIRYLYKLRDLHLVCENYTEAAYTLLLHAELLEWSDKPCAPHLIPGHGKHVWTQQELKERLFQEIICNLDKGKMWEKAIEMGKQLAKMHENQMFDFMELSQLLKQQAQFYENIMHAMRPQPEYFAVGYYGLGFPTFLRNKVFIYRGKEYEWLEDFSLKLLSQFPNAARMTSTAPPGDNICNSQGQHIQCFTVKPVLTVPTQFKDKGVPEQILNYYRTNEVDQFQYSRPFRKGAKDPDNEFATMWIERTTYITTYHFPGILKWFEVKSISVEEISPLQNAVETMEMANEKLSNLVQQQACDSSTSVHPLSMMLNGIVDPAVMGGYSNYEKAFFTDTYMHEHPDDLESIEVLKHLIALQIPLLADGIRIHGEKSTEQLKPLHNRLLTCFSDLRERVEKHYGVITLPCSLTERKKSRVGSVVMPYILSSTLRRMSTVSTTSSGLSSGSTSSNGPSRPSSQDSLLSRDTANDRRASMLSRSEDDNRIGRKNRKEWSVSKSQVLVERQPDIDEQTLPEKPQRPKSLQFGDRRLTLSLFQGVSSHLSLDNPLSPLPASPQTPHSSTYSSLPGDNDATTDTPGTPPPMPPKKHPHEMFDISQNSLEFHPPLPQKIDSKPPPPPPKTRKSMFPGSYENNPQ